The following coding sequences lie in one Corallococcus silvisoli genomic window:
- a CDS encoding FxsA family protein has product MLKVLVIGCILLPLAELYLLITLGHHIGLGSTLALLAASAVLGSLIARRQGERVFRNWREAMAGGGVPEEGLLNGVLVMVGGALLIAPGFISDVMGLALMVPPVRRWVTARVRRSLEKTLLSGSVRFTQVGGVGPVPGEDPFQDGRRFETQETPAKVEPAAEGPDTFRRPRSEGGEVDAEFTSDEEPRG; this is encoded by the coding sequence GTGCTCAAGGTCCTCGTCATCGGTTGCATCCTGTTGCCCCTGGCGGAGCTGTATCTGCTCATCACGCTCGGGCATCACATCGGGCTGGGGTCCACGCTCGCGCTGCTGGCGGCCTCCGCCGTGCTGGGGAGCCTCATCGCCCGGAGGCAGGGCGAGCGGGTGTTCCGCAACTGGCGTGAAGCCATGGCCGGAGGCGGCGTGCCCGAGGAGGGGTTGCTCAACGGCGTGCTGGTGATGGTGGGCGGTGCGCTGCTCATCGCGCCGGGGTTCATCTCGGACGTGATGGGGCTGGCGCTGATGGTGCCGCCGGTGCGCCGGTGGGTGACGGCGCGGGTGCGGCGCTCCCTGGAGAAGACCCTCTTGTCGGGCTCCGTGCGCTTCACCCAGGTCGGTGGCGTCGGGCCGGTTCCGGGCGAGGACCCCTTCCAGGACGGGCGGCGCTTCGAGACGCAGGAGACGCCCGCCAAGGTGGAGCCCGCCGCGGAGGGCCCCGACACCTTCCGCCGCCCCCGGAGTGAGGGGGGCGAGGTGGACGCGGAGTTCACCAGCGACGAGGAACCCCGGGGCTGA
- a CDS encoding class I SAM-dependent rRNA methyltransferase, which translates to MKPSPPPRSGRPGAPPPGRGKPGQRPEKMRADRTSPELGPDGTPQVMLLRRGSDRWLAGPPWIYRADLNGDPGLQGGEVVRVVDGRGWFMGKAFYSKQSKISLRWLTNDDVAVDEDFFRQRLQSAERLRKLALPGETTYRLVHGEADGLPGLVVDRYGDYLSVQFLVPAMEQRKALIADLLEEQFHPKGIVNRSDVSVRHLEGLTPEKGLLRGALPPGPVSFDEGLVRMRADLLDGQKTGAFLDQRENHVMAAHYAFGDALDCFSYVGGFALQLATRARHVTAVEISDAASAQLRDNAQANKLTNLDVVTANAFDFLRDAVDEGKRYDTIVLDPPSFAKNKDAIPAAVRGYKELNLRAFQLLRPGGILVTASCTYHVDEQSFEEMLASAASDAKRRVQIIERRGAGRDHPVLLNLRETRYLKCFVLRML; encoded by the coding sequence ATGAAGCCCTCCCCTCCCCCTCGCTCCGGCCGCCCCGGTGCCCCTCCCCCCGGACGCGGGAAGCCCGGTCAGCGCCCGGAGAAGATGCGCGCGGACCGCACCTCGCCCGAGCTGGGGCCGGACGGCACGCCCCAGGTGATGCTGCTGCGCCGCGGGTCGGACCGGTGGCTCGCGGGCCCGCCGTGGATCTACCGCGCGGACCTCAACGGCGACCCCGGCCTCCAGGGCGGCGAGGTCGTGCGCGTGGTGGACGGCCGCGGCTGGTTCATGGGCAAGGCCTTCTATTCGAAGCAGTCGAAGATCTCCCTGCGCTGGCTCACCAACGACGACGTCGCGGTGGACGAGGACTTCTTCCGCCAGCGCCTCCAGTCCGCGGAGCGGCTGCGCAAGCTGGCGCTGCCCGGTGAGACGACGTACCGGCTGGTGCACGGCGAGGCGGACGGCCTGCCCGGGCTCGTGGTGGACCGCTACGGCGACTACCTGAGCGTGCAGTTCCTGGTCCCCGCGATGGAGCAGCGCAAGGCGCTCATCGCGGACCTGCTGGAGGAGCAGTTCCACCCCAAGGGCATCGTCAACCGCTCCGACGTGAGCGTGCGCCACCTGGAGGGCCTCACGCCGGAGAAGGGCCTGCTGCGAGGCGCCCTGCCCCCGGGCCCCGTCTCCTTCGACGAGGGCCTGGTGCGCATGCGCGCCGACCTCCTCGACGGCCAGAAGACGGGCGCCTTCCTGGACCAGCGTGAGAACCACGTGATGGCGGCGCACTACGCCTTCGGCGACGCGCTGGACTGCTTCAGCTACGTGGGCGGGTTCGCGCTCCAGCTGGCCACTCGCGCCAGGCACGTCACGGCGGTGGAGATCTCGGACGCGGCCTCCGCGCAGCTGCGCGACAACGCCCAGGCCAACAAGCTCACCAACCTGGACGTGGTGACGGCCAACGCGTTCGACTTCCTGCGCGACGCGGTGGACGAGGGCAAGCGCTACGACACCATCGTGTTGGATCCGCCCTCGTTCGCGAAGAACAAGGACGCCATCCCGGCGGCGGTGCGCGGCTACAAGGAACTCAACCTGCGCGCCTTCCAGCTCCTGCGCCCCGGCGGCATCCTGGTGACCGCGAGCTGCACGTACCACGTGGACGAGCAGTCCTTCGAGGAGATGCTCGCCTCCGCGGCGTCGGACGCGAAGCGCCGGGTGCAGATCATCGAGCGCCGGGGCGCGGGCCGCGACCACCCCGTCCTCCTCAACCTGCGCGAGACGCGGTACCTCAAATGTTTCGTGCTGCGCATGCTGTGA
- a CDS encoding YkgJ family cysteine cluster protein: MARGEWDDADDEAPATGTRALERAMQETRTVYRQADAAYAPYSCAASGECCQLAVTKRQPWLWLPEWEVLTRGRPLPPLRADGGCPFLDAAGKRCTVYADRPFGCRTFFCSRIQGPARQPSDEVTRLLLRLERISQRVMPSLQGPRPLLEWYAGVNTAPAREEP; encoded by the coding sequence ATGGCACGCGGGGAATGGGACGACGCAGACGACGAGGCCCCCGCGACCGGTACGCGGGCGCTGGAGCGTGCCATGCAGGAGACGCGCACCGTCTACCGTCAGGCGGACGCGGCCTACGCCCCGTACTCGTGCGCGGCGAGCGGCGAGTGCTGCCAGCTGGCCGTGACGAAGCGACAGCCCTGGTTGTGGCTCCCGGAGTGGGAGGTGCTCACGCGGGGACGCCCCCTCCCGCCGCTCCGCGCCGACGGCGGCTGTCCATTCCTGGACGCCGCGGGCAAGCGCTGCACGGTGTACGCGGACCGGCCCTTCGGCTGCCGGACGTTCTTCTGTTCGCGCATCCAGGGCCCCGCCCGTCAGCCCTCCGATGAGGTGACGCGGCTGCTCCTGCGGCTGGAGCGGATCTCGCAACGCGTCATGCCGTCGCTCCAGGGCCCACGGCCCCTCCTGGAATGGTATGCGGGGGTCAACACCGCCCCGGCCCGGGAGGAACCATGA
- a CDS encoding glycerate kinase produces MIRPRWLLAPQEFKGTLSAAEAADAMAEGLREASLDVVLDVAPLADGGPGTLDALLAGARGERRRLTVRGPLGAPVEACWARLDDGRTAVVEMAQASGLALVPPEQRDARAACTHGTGELMRAALDAGCERLIVGLGGSATTDGGKGALEALGFRFLDADGAPLPPGGASLARLARVEADGKHPRLGQVEFLVATDVTTPLLGEDGAARLFGPQKGADAAAVQELEAALATFCRLVDEGAAALPGAGAAGGLGYGLAALAGGKLTSGYDLVARALGLERRVLLADLVLTGEGRFDRQTALGKGPVALARLARAQGTHVVLFAGTVQRDNGPELSLFQEVVELSGQARPGADARETLREATARWALARLGR; encoded by the coding sequence GTGATCCGCCCACGCTGGCTCCTCGCGCCCCAGGAGTTCAAGGGCACCCTGAGCGCGGCCGAGGCCGCGGACGCCATGGCGGAGGGGCTGCGTGAGGCCTCCCTGGACGTGGTGCTGGACGTGGCGCCGCTGGCGGACGGAGGTCCGGGGACGCTGGATGCGCTGCTCGCGGGGGCTCGGGGTGAGCGGCGGCGGCTCACGGTGCGCGGTCCCCTGGGCGCGCCGGTGGAGGCCTGCTGGGCGCGGCTGGACGACGGGCGCACGGCGGTGGTGGAGATGGCGCAGGCGTCGGGCCTCGCCCTGGTGCCGCCGGAGCAGCGGGACGCGCGGGCCGCATGCACCCACGGCACCGGGGAGCTGATGCGCGCGGCGCTGGACGCGGGCTGCGAGCGGCTCATCGTCGGCCTGGGTGGCAGCGCCACCACGGATGGAGGCAAGGGCGCGCTGGAGGCCCTGGGCTTCCGCTTCCTGGACGCGGACGGGGCGCCCCTTCCGCCGGGAGGAGCGAGCCTCGCCCGGCTCGCGCGCGTGGAGGCGGACGGGAAGCACCCGCGCCTGGGGCAGGTGGAGTTCCTGGTGGCCACGGACGTCACGACGCCCCTGCTGGGCGAGGACGGCGCCGCGCGCCTCTTCGGTCCGCAGAAGGGCGCGGATGCCGCCGCGGTGCAGGAGCTGGAGGCGGCGCTGGCGACGTTCTGCCGTCTCGTGGACGAAGGCGCCGCGGCCCTCCCTGGCGCGGGCGCGGCGGGCGGGCTGGGGTATGGGCTGGCGGCGCTCGCGGGCGGGAAGCTGACGTCCGGCTACGACCTGGTGGCGCGGGCGCTGGGGCTGGAGCGGCGGGTGCTGCTCGCGGACCTGGTGCTCACCGGGGAAGGCCGGTTCGACCGGCAGACCGCGCTGGGCAAGGGCCCCGTGGCGCTCGCGAGGCTGGCGCGCGCGCAGGGCACCCACGTGGTGCTCTTCGCGGGCACCGTGCAGCGCGACAACGGTCCGGAGCTGTCCCTGTTCCAGGAGGTGGTGGAGCTGAGCGGACAGGCCCGCCCTGGCGCCGACGCGCGGGAGACGCTGCGCGAGGCCACCGCGCGCTGGGCGCTCGCGCGGCTGGGCCGGTAG
- a CDS encoding nicotinamidase, whose translation MSLPPPRFHDDARAGQLYLERVAEVSEEALRYAAEHRVRPAREDGLRIAAFGIDAQVAFCTPGASLFVPGAVEDTQRTLRWLYANLDRLTGLVFSLDTHRAFQIFHPAWWRDARGRPPPPMTVITARDVRDGRWTATRFPEESLAYCEALEASGRYVLTIWPYHALLGGQSHALVPAMYEASLFHALVRDTPTHFELKGEHPLTENYSVMAPEVTEVKGQRVGEFNARLLEHLLSFDRVYVFGQASSHCVLSTLRDLQQSLERTDPSKLQRIHILEDAMSPVPAPPLEPLPAGLDFPRVAKEALEGFRAAGMRVVRTTDPLAP comes from the coding sequence ATGTCGCTGCCCCCACCCCGGTTCCACGACGACGCGCGAGCGGGCCAGCTCTACCTGGAGCGCGTGGCCGAGGTCTCCGAGGAGGCCCTGCGCTACGCCGCCGAGCACCGCGTCCGTCCGGCCCGAGAGGACGGCCTGCGCATCGCGGCGTTCGGCATCGACGCGCAGGTGGCCTTCTGCACGCCCGGCGCGAGCCTCTTCGTGCCGGGCGCGGTGGAGGACACGCAGCGCACGCTGCGCTGGCTGTACGCGAACCTGGACCGGCTCACGGGGCTGGTGTTCTCGCTGGACACGCACCGGGCCTTCCAGATCTTCCATCCGGCGTGGTGGCGGGACGCGCGGGGACGCCCGCCCCCGCCCATGACGGTCATCACCGCGCGGGACGTGCGGGACGGCCGCTGGACGGCGACGCGCTTCCCGGAGGAGAGCCTGGCGTACTGCGAGGCGCTGGAGGCGAGTGGACGGTACGTGCTGACCATCTGGCCGTACCACGCGCTGCTGGGCGGACAGAGCCACGCGCTGGTGCCGGCGATGTACGAGGCGAGCCTCTTCCACGCGCTCGTGCGGGACACGCCCACGCACTTCGAGCTGAAGGGCGAGCACCCGCTGACCGAGAACTACTCCGTGATGGCGCCGGAGGTGACGGAGGTGAAGGGCCAGCGCGTGGGCGAGTTCAACGCGCGGCTGCTGGAGCACCTGCTGTCGTTCGACCGCGTGTATGTCTTCGGGCAGGCCAGCTCCCACTGCGTGCTGTCCACGCTGCGGGACCTGCAGCAGTCCCTGGAGCGCACGGATCCGTCGAAGCTCCAGCGCATCCACATCCTGGAGGACGCGATGAGCCCCGTGCCCGCGCCGCCGTTGGAGCCGCTGCCCGCGGGCCTGGACTTCCCCCGCGTGGCGAAGGAGGCGCTGGAGGGCTTCCGGGCCGCCGGGATGCGCGTGGTGCGGACGACGGATCCCCTGGCGCCGTAG